Proteins from a genomic interval of Diaphorobacter sp. HDW4A:
- a CDS encoding S24 family peptidase translates to MKPKSIANATPNQVAKAIVASATVDTMNEQMIQEWRVRRLAELADKEGGKAALGRKLGYKDGAFVGQMLRGERPVTEKTVHAIHSMQGYTHWFDANATKGSKVGAVAGLSPSPSPGAPVVNVPILANAASMGTGTEQHHEDVIIGVLPLSETWMRRTLQPTSVKHVRFIHAYGDSMSPTFEDGDIVLVDTGMLDARAIDGIYVIEANERLYIKRVRQRIDGEVEVSSDNPTVKTVDILNGDHPAMILGKVIYRWLGKKL, encoded by the coding sequence ATGAAACCAAAGTCTATAGCAAATGCTACCCCCAATCAAGTAGCCAAAGCTATCGTAGCGTCTGCTACTGTTGATACTATGAATGAGCAAATGATTCAGGAGTGGCGAGTTAGGCGTCTCGCAGAACTCGCGGACAAGGAAGGCGGCAAAGCGGCCCTTGGGCGGAAGCTTGGCTACAAGGACGGCGCATTCGTAGGTCAAATGCTTAGAGGCGAACGTCCCGTGACCGAGAAGACAGTTCACGCCATCCATTCAATGCAGGGCTATACACACTGGTTTGATGCCAATGCGACAAAGGGATCAAAGGTTGGTGCGGTGGCTGGGCTATCCCCTTCGCCATCACCTGGCGCGCCTGTGGTGAATGTTCCGATCCTCGCAAATGCAGCCAGCATGGGAACCGGCACTGAACAACACCACGAAGATGTGATCATTGGAGTGCTGCCTTTGTCCGAGACTTGGATGCGACGGACCTTGCAGCCAACCAGCGTAAAACACGTTCGCTTCATCCATGCTTACGGGGATAGCATGAGTCCGACGTTCGAGGATGGAGATATCGTGCTCGTTGACACGGGGATGCTCGACGCCCGCGCAATCGATGGCATCTATGTCATCGAAGCCAATGAGCGTCTATACATCAAGCGGGTGCGACAGCGCATCGACGGCGAGGTGGAGGTCAGCAGTGACAACCCAACCGTGAAGACTGTAGACATTCTCAATGGCGACCATCCGGCGATGATTCTCGGCAAGGTCATTTACCGCTGGCTTGGGAAGAAGCTCTAA
- a CDS encoding Arc family DNA-binding protein, translated as MSIRFFEKIRFDIHNWGMATDRHQAPSYPLRMPDDLKSRIQTSAEQCGRSLHAELLARLEQSFDGINEDELQLQISRLEGELSGTKFATDALLASTTGRLATMAQAYSSLFTLMERLNELFDQVAGVAQSQIEGDDRDPVLAKARLETALAEKSRIDEIAETCADINDDLEARLLSGIRVAAEKADAGRKRSRAKPKQKP; from the coding sequence ATGTCAATAAGATTCTTTGAAAAGATTCGATTTGACATCCACAATTGGGGAATGGCTACCGATCGACACCAAGCTCCCAGTTACCCGCTCCGAATGCCGGATGACTTGAAATCCCGTATTCAGACTTCGGCGGAGCAGTGCGGAAGAAGCTTGCATGCAGAGCTTCTTGCGAGACTCGAACAGAGTTTCGATGGGATTAATGAGGATGAGCTGCAGCTTCAAATCTCTCGTTTGGAGGGGGAGCTTTCTGGAACCAAGTTTGCGACTGACGCATTGCTCGCCAGTACTACGGGTCGCTTGGCAACGATGGCTCAGGCGTACTCGTCTTTGTTTACGTTGATGGAACGTCTGAACGAATTGTTCGATCAGGTGGCAGGGGTCGCTCAAAGCCAAATTGAAGGGGATGACCGCGATCCTGTATTGGCTAAAGCGCGACTGGAAACCGCACTGGCGGAAAAATCTCGAATTGATGAAATTGCTGAGACATGTGCTGACATCAATGATGACCTTGAGGCGAGGCTTTTGAGCGGAATCCGCGTAGCTGCTGAGAAGGCAGATGCAGGTCGAAAGCGGAGTCGAGCCAAGCCTAAACAGAAGCCCTGA
- a CDS encoding site-specific integrase has product MNFTLDGTWQRVRLAIPPTPVNMRHAERLVKQVNQAIARGTFTWEDYFPDAPQAKKAKASHSFGEWCDLWLATKGRLATKTLSQYRNALTIWKEMLGADSSIEQLTHAKVAAKIGSTPWKSAKLLNNYLITLRGVFALAGRDLKVDDPMDGIENSKHQKPQPDPLTFDEMEQVLAHMQKHCDPRMWAYFEVAFFTGMRPEELIALRWGDVDWNNQTIRVERARTAGELKPLKTYNARDVDLVSRALAALQSMKSWTLMGGTDAEIFQNVETNRPLHDERSQRDHFWTPTLRKLGIRHRRAYQTRHTYATNSLAAGANPAYIARQMGHKNAKMFFTVYAKWIDGADRGREKAKVEAMLGNEKTRLKAG; this is encoded by the coding sequence GTGAATTTCACGCTTGATGGCACATGGCAACGTGTCCGCTTGGCCATTCCGCCAACGCCGGTGAACATGCGGCACGCCGAGCGCTTGGTGAAGCAAGTCAATCAGGCGATTGCACGCGGTACATTCACATGGGAGGACTACTTCCCCGACGCGCCGCAGGCGAAGAAGGCCAAGGCCTCACACAGCTTTGGCGAATGGTGTGACCTGTGGCTTGCCACCAAAGGTCGCTTGGCCACCAAAACGCTCAGTCAATATCGGAACGCATTGACGATCTGGAAGGAGATGCTCGGCGCTGATTCGTCCATCGAGCAGCTCACACACGCCAAGGTGGCAGCCAAGATCGGCAGCACCCCATGGAAGTCTGCCAAGCTGCTGAACAACTACCTGATCACGTTACGCGGTGTCTTTGCTCTGGCTGGGCGCGACCTCAAAGTCGACGATCCAATGGACGGTATCGAGAACAGCAAGCATCAGAAGCCGCAGCCGGATCCGCTCACCTTTGACGAGATGGAACAGGTTCTCGCGCACATGCAAAAGCATTGCGATCCACGAATGTGGGCCTACTTCGAAGTCGCGTTCTTCACCGGCATGCGACCGGAAGAGCTGATCGCCCTGCGCTGGGGAGACGTGGATTGGAACAACCAGACGATCCGCGTTGAACGTGCCCGGACGGCCGGGGAATTGAAGCCGCTCAAGACCTACAACGCCCGGGATGTGGATCTGGTTAGCCGTGCGCTGGCCGCACTGCAATCCATGAAGTCATGGACGCTGATGGGCGGCACGGACGCCGAGATCTTCCAGAACGTGGAAACGAACAGGCCACTTCACGACGAACGCAGTCAGCGGGACCACTTCTGGACACCGACACTGCGGAAATTGGGGATTCGCCACCGCCGGGCCTATCAGACCCGACATACCTACGCCACGAACTCACTGGCTGCTGGAGCCAACCCGGCGTACATTGCTCGGCAAATGGGGCACAAGAACGCCAAGATGTTCTTCACGGTCTACGCGAAGTGGATCGACGGGGCCGACCGAGGGCGAGAAAAGGCGAAAGTTGAAGCGATGCTCGGAAATGAAAAAACCCGGCTCAAGGCCGGGTGA
- a CDS encoding bifunctional (p)ppGpp synthetase/guanosine-3',5'-bis(diphosphate) 3'-pyrophosphohydrolase produces MKTSAIGTPIHTGTGPGSGSAFPSGMAADAVPQLIAVTADVAPEQVGSLEKVRAFSVPLLTGECLETGESTLAHADAVAAILKGIGSSETLQAAVYLVYASSHLNRPEEVITKAFGENFAELACETTKLMRVQEQARAAQVAGIQVDDIATQTENVRKMLLAFSKDLRVVLLRLASRLQTLRFYAATKRPVSPGMAREALQVFAPLANRLGIWQIKWELEDLSFRFLEPDTYKEIARLLDEKRAERELYMEHLRSRLESELRARSISASVKGRPKHIYSIVKKMRGKSLNFDQLFDIRALRVIVPTVRDCYAALSWVHSHFAPIEAEFDDYIARPKPNGYQSLHTVVRDEAGKAIEIQIRTQAMDDHAESGVAAHWAYKEAGAKGYAGVSATSEYDAKIAVLRQLLAWERDMTGAVSRSGLFDDRIYVLTPDAAVIELPRGATPVDFAYAVHTNVGHRCRGAKVDGNMVPLNTPLENGQTVEITTVKEGRPSRDWLNPELGYLTSNRARAKVRAWFNAQATHVTIAKGREAVEKLLQREGKTSIKLDDLATQLGLKSADALFEVVGKDELSLRSIETLLRPAPAPSTVTADELNLVRKSRASDAASKGGILVVGIDSLMTQLAKCCRPAPPDDISGFVTRGKGVSVHRSDCSNFREMAARSAERVIEVEWGPSKPQKESAVYPVDVSVEAHDRQGLLRDISEVFAREKTNVIGVQTQSVKGTAWMTFTVEVSDSGRLNKVLGQVATVSGVFSARRR; encoded by the coding sequence ATGAAAACGAGTGCAATTGGCACACCCATTCACACCGGCACCGGACCGGGATCGGGTTCTGCGTTCCCGTCCGGCATGGCGGCAGACGCGGTCCCACAATTGATTGCCGTAACGGCCGATGTGGCGCCTGAGCAGGTGGGCTCGCTCGAGAAGGTCCGAGCGTTTTCCGTACCTCTGCTCACCGGGGAATGTCTCGAGACCGGCGAGAGTACTCTCGCGCATGCCGACGCGGTCGCGGCCATTTTGAAAGGCATAGGCAGTTCGGAGACGCTGCAGGCCGCCGTCTATTTGGTCTATGCCTCTTCGCACTTGAACAGGCCCGAGGAAGTCATCACCAAGGCCTTCGGCGAGAACTTTGCCGAACTTGCCTGCGAAACCACGAAGCTCATGCGCGTGCAGGAGCAGGCCCGTGCCGCGCAGGTCGCGGGCATCCAGGTTGACGACATCGCCACGCAGACCGAGAACGTGCGCAAGATGCTGCTCGCGTTCTCCAAGGACCTGCGCGTGGTGCTGCTGCGTCTGGCGTCGCGTCTGCAGACGCTGCGCTTCTATGCGGCGACCAAGCGCCCCGTCTCTCCCGGTATGGCGCGCGAGGCGCTGCAGGTGTTCGCTCCGCTCGCCAATCGTCTGGGCATCTGGCAGATCAAGTGGGAATTGGAGGATCTGTCTTTCCGCTTTCTCGAGCCCGACACTTACAAGGAAATCGCCCGCCTGCTCGATGAGAAGCGCGCCGAGCGTGAGCTCTACATGGAGCACTTGCGCAGCCGCCTCGAATCCGAGCTGCGCGCGCGCAGCATCAGCGCTTCCGTGAAGGGCCGTCCCAAGCACATCTACAGCATCGTCAAGAAGATGCGCGGCAAGTCGCTCAATTTCGATCAGTTGTTCGACATCCGCGCGCTGCGCGTGATCGTACCGACGGTGAGGGACTGCTACGCGGCACTGTCGTGGGTGCACTCACACTTCGCGCCGATCGAGGCGGAATTTGACGACTACATCGCGCGCCCCAAACCCAACGGCTATCAGTCGCTGCACACCGTGGTGCGTGACGAGGCGGGCAAGGCCATCGAAATCCAGATTCGTACGCAGGCGATGGATGACCATGCCGAAAGCGGCGTGGCCGCGCACTGGGCTTACAAGGAGGCGGGTGCCAAGGGCTACGCGGGCGTGTCCGCAACGAGCGAGTACGACGCCAAGATAGCGGTGCTGCGCCAACTGCTCGCGTGGGAGCGCGACATGACCGGAGCGGTCAGCCGCAGCGGCCTGTTCGACGACCGCATCTACGTGCTCACGCCCGATGCTGCTGTGATCGAGTTGCCGCGCGGCGCCACCCCCGTGGACTTTGCCTACGCTGTGCACACCAATGTCGGCCATCGCTGTCGTGGTGCGAAGGTGGATGGCAACATGGTGCCGCTCAATACACCGCTCGAAAATGGCCAGACGGTCGAAATCACCACTGTGAAGGAGGGGCGTCCGTCACGAGACTGGCTCAATCCCGAACTCGGCTATCTCACCAGCAACCGCGCGCGCGCCAAGGTACGCGCATGGTTCAACGCGCAAGCCACCCACGTCACGATTGCCAAGGGCCGCGAAGCCGTTGAAAAACTGCTGCAACGCGAAGGCAAAACCTCTATCAAACTCGACGACCTGGCGACGCAGCTTGGCCTTAAATCAGCCGACGCGCTGTTCGAAGTGGTCGGCAAGGACGAGTTGTCGCTGCGCAGTATCGAAACACTGCTGCGCCCTGCGCCCGCACCATCAACAGTCACTGCCGACGAGCTGAACCTCGTGCGCAAGAGCCGCGCGAGTGACGCAGCCTCCAAGGGCGGCATTCTCGTCGTCGGCATCGACTCCCTCATGACGCAGCTTGCCAAGTGCTGCAGACCCGCCCCCCCGGACGATATCAGCGGCTTTGTCACGCGTGGCAAAGGCGTGAGCGTGCACCGCTCCGATTGCAGCAACTTCCGCGAAATGGCCGCACGTAGTGCAGAGCGCGTCATCGAAGTGGAGTGGGGCCCGTCCAAGCCTCAAAAAGAAAGCGCCGTCTACCCGGTTGACGTCTCTGTGGAGGCGCACGACCGCCAAGGCCTGCTGCGCGACATCTCCGAAGTCTTCGCACGCGAAAAGACCAACGTCATCGGCGTGCAGACCCAATCCGTGAAGGGGACCGCCTGGATGACATTCACCGTGGAAGTCTCCGACTCAGGGCGCCTGAACAAGGTACTCGGACAGGTTGCGACGGTTTCTGGTGTGTTTTCTGCAAGAAGGCGCTGA
- a CDS encoding DnaB-like helicase C-terminal domain-containing protein, with protein MRNEVPCSAEAEAGLLGGLLMDNSMICHASDLVAEAFHFSEYRDVWQAIHTLAKKNKPFDVVSVMVQLGEMGSSVNVAYLHDLAQYVPSAGSMRRYAEVIEDRYRSRQLMDAGSEICDMAMMPGAVAAEQLDKAQMMLAKLATVKGRRDPQFIHESLAKYLDLLQDLSEGKNPAIRTGIGGLDKLLNGGMRRGEVMVIGARPKHGKTALALAMARNMARDHSVLFLSQEMPINQLMHRHTAAAGSFDLARILAADPEDQKMWSAVTAAARRLEVLHLNHDDQCSLSLMDIRRKALKVRRERGLDVLFVDFLQLMAGAGEESRNRELDVIVNGIKSMALDLEICAVVLSQMSRKADEHYGRPTMSHLRDSGAIEAAADQIALLFTDWAHPLSKRTKEFQGYSELEIVAHRNGPQGLVPLEFIGQCQQMGDWLHPIPVKQSSTAPTGFSGRAAKF; from the coding sequence ATGCGGAATGAGGTTCCCTGCAGCGCAGAAGCGGAAGCTGGACTGCTTGGTGGCTTGCTCATGGACAACTCGATGATCTGCCATGCGAGCGACCTGGTGGCTGAGGCTTTTCATTTTTCCGAGTACCGGGATGTGTGGCAGGCCATCCATACGCTGGCAAAAAAGAACAAACCCTTCGATGTTGTCTCCGTGATGGTGCAACTGGGCGAGATGGGCAGTTCTGTCAATGTCGCATATCTTCACGATCTGGCGCAGTACGTGCCGAGTGCGGGCAGCATGCGTCGATATGCCGAGGTAATCGAGGACCGCTATCGGTCGCGGCAGTTGATGGATGCGGGTTCCGAGATTTGCGACATGGCCATGATGCCGGGTGCTGTGGCGGCCGAGCAGTTGGACAAGGCGCAGATGATGCTGGCCAAGCTGGCAACCGTCAAAGGCCGACGTGATCCCCAGTTCATCCATGAATCGTTGGCGAAGTACCTTGACCTACTGCAGGATCTGAGTGAAGGCAAGAATCCTGCGATCCGAACTGGCATCGGTGGATTGGACAAGCTGCTGAATGGCGGCATGCGACGCGGCGAGGTCATGGTGATCGGTGCCAGGCCGAAGCACGGGAAAACTGCGCTAGCGTTGGCCATGGCTCGGAACATGGCGCGCGATCACAGCGTGCTGTTCCTAAGCCAGGAAATGCCGATCAACCAGCTCATGCATCGTCACACGGCTGCAGCGGGCTCTTTCGATCTGGCTCGAATTCTGGCGGCAGATCCGGAGGATCAGAAGATGTGGTCTGCGGTGACGGCAGCAGCTCGACGACTTGAGGTATTGCATTTGAACCATGACGATCAATGCAGCCTGAGCTTGATGGACATCCGCCGAAAGGCGCTCAAGGTGCGCCGCGAGCGTGGACTGGATGTGCTCTTCGTCGACTTCCTGCAGCTTATGGCCGGTGCAGGTGAGGAAAGCCGAAATCGCGAGCTGGATGTGATCGTGAACGGAATCAAGTCCATGGCGCTTGATCTGGAGATCTGTGCCGTCGTCCTGAGCCAGATGAGCCGCAAGGCCGACGAGCACTACGGTCGACCGACCATGAGCCATCTGCGTGATTCCGGCGCCATCGAGGCTGCGGCCGATCAAATCGCACTGCTGTTCACGGATTGGGCTCATCCTTTGAGCAAACGAACAAAGGAGTTTCAAGGCTACTCCGAGTTGGAAATCGTGGCGCATCGAAATGGCCCGCAGGGGTTGGTACCGCTCGAGTTCATTGGGCAGTGCCAGCAAATGGGTGATTGGCTGCATCCCATCCCAGTCAAGCAAAGTTCAACAGCTCCCACTGGGTTCAGTGGGCGTGCAGCAAAGTTCTGA
- a CDS encoding helix-turn-helix domain-containing protein: protein MKLFEYFSTPDALSVSELRIRIGAKSDAQIRQWRDGFQDRRPSPAYAVAIEQETKGLVERKDWYPDEWRRIWPELVQQTEPFHG, encoded by the coding sequence ATGAAGCTATTCGAATACTTTTCCACGCCCGACGCATTGAGCGTGTCGGAACTACGCATTCGTATCGGCGCGAAAAGCGATGCTCAGATCCGGCAATGGCGTGATGGATTCCAAGATCGACGCCCCTCCCCCGCTTATGCAGTTGCCATTGAGCAGGAAACGAAGGGATTGGTGGAGCGCAAGGATTGGTATCCGGATGAGTGGCGTCGGATTTGGCCGGAGCTTGTGCAGCAGACGGAGCCCTTCCATGGCTGA
- a CDS encoding excisionase — MSDPAILMAPARFVRIRLAAVIMGLTEKAIRRKIERGVWLEGKHWRRADGGIYIDTKAVEKWVELAQG, encoded by the coding sequence ATGTCTGATCCAGCAATTCTGATGGCACCGGCCAGATTCGTTCGCATCAGGCTCGCAGCCGTGATCATGGGACTCACAGAGAAGGCAATTCGCCGCAAGATTGAGCGCGGCGTGTGGCTTGAGGGAAAGCATTGGCGCCGCGCAGATGGCGGCATCTACATTGATACGAAGGCGGTAGAAAAATGGGTCGAGCTGGCACAGGGGTAG
- a CDS encoding Arc family DNA-binding protein, with protein sequence MTTDRHQLTPTPVRIPPELKEELKGHAKANDRSLNGEILARLRTSLNESPEKGNKQ encoded by the coding sequence ATGACCACCGACCGACACCAACTCACCCCAACACCGGTCCGCATCCCGCCTGAGTTGAAAGAAGAGCTCAAGGGCCATGCAAAAGCAAATGACCGCAGCCTGAACGGCGAGATTCTCGCGCGGCTTCGGACTTCTTTGAATGAATCACCAGAGAAAGGCAATAAGCAATGA
- a CDS encoding alpha/beta fold hydrolase: MNEPTLNYVPCPGLAATSPMNSDGHRMAYWEWNDTGNPAHSRVLMCVHGLSRQGRDFDVFARRMARYGRVICPDVVGRGKSDWLADPAGYQIPNYVGDMLVLINKLHAQAPITQLDWVGTSMGGLIGLVVAGQKDLPLPVPVHSLVLNDVGPAVQWDALQRIGSYLGRPLRFDSVQSAADEMRKISMGFGPHSPEDWLALSRPMVVRAANDKLRLHYDPGIASPMRKMTKEAAEGGERYLWKLYGQITARTLLLRGADSDLLSKATAERMAEVGPHAQIKEFEFVGHAPTLVAEEQGSAVERFLCGS; the protein is encoded by the coding sequence ATGAATGAACCTACGCTGAACTACGTACCCTGTCCTGGCCTCGCCGCTACGAGTCCGATGAATTCCGACGGTCACCGCATGGCGTACTGGGAGTGGAACGATACGGGAAATCCGGCGCACTCGCGTGTTCTGATGTGCGTGCATGGTCTTTCACGCCAGGGTCGCGACTTCGATGTATTTGCACGCCGTATGGCCCGGTACGGTCGCGTGATCTGCCCGGACGTGGTCGGTCGCGGCAAGAGCGACTGGCTGGCCGATCCTGCGGGCTATCAGATCCCCAACTACGTGGGCGACATGCTGGTGCTCATCAACAAACTGCATGCGCAAGCGCCGATCACGCAGCTCGATTGGGTCGGGACCAGCATGGGGGGGCTCATCGGGCTTGTGGTGGCGGGGCAGAAAGATTTGCCGCTTCCCGTGCCGGTGCATTCGTTGGTGCTCAACGACGTGGGGCCGGCGGTGCAATGGGATGCGCTGCAGCGCATCGGCTCGTATCTGGGTCGTCCGCTGCGCTTTGACTCAGTGCAGTCGGCTGCCGACGAGATGCGCAAGATATCCATGGGTTTCGGCCCGCATTCCCCCGAAGACTGGCTTGCTCTGTCGCGTCCCATGGTAGTGCGCGCTGCAAACGACAAACTGCGTCTTCACTACGATCCGGGCATTGCATCGCCCATGCGCAAGATGACGAAGGAGGCCGCAGAGGGGGGTGAGCGCTATCTGTGGAAACTCTACGGGCAGATCACTGCACGTACCTTGTTGCTGCGCGGTGCGGATTCCGATCTGCTGTCCAAAGCCACGGCTGAGCGCATGGCGGAAGTGGGGCCTCACGCGCAGATAAAAGAGTTTGAATTTGTAGGGCATGCCCCCACCTTGGTGGCAGAAGAACAGGGCAGTGCGGTCGAGCGGTTCCTGTGCGGTAGTTAG
- a CDS encoding BRO family protein, with product MSNIVLHRFEGITIRTIQIDDQTFFVGKDAADALGYADASTAIRSHCRGVQKLHPIPDALGRMQETRVIDEPDFMRLIVHSTLPSAERVERWVFEEVLPSIRKTGSYSVAPRTPGEMLLASAQALMALEQQQAILQADVQRIEHQVGELAESRVWDHCPQNCEPITKIEKRINDRYALPLWVIDKVVRQLPCSPKIAGMVRNQREEAKGSQYVVFAVADITRVFANFVGECVQETPTLWSHRDIDKRFQLMPNGRKRTPLKAHKTKELATA from the coding sequence ATGAGCAACATCGTTCTTCACCGATTCGAAGGCATCACCATCCGCACGATTCAGATCGATGATCAGACGTTTTTCGTAGGCAAAGACGCGGCTGATGCACTCGGATATGCCGATGCCAGCACAGCTATTCGCTCGCATTGCCGTGGGGTGCAGAAATTGCACCCCATCCCTGATGCTCTCGGACGCATGCAGGAAACTCGCGTCATCGATGAACCGGACTTCATGCGTCTGATCGTGCATAGCACCCTGCCCTCCGCCGAACGCGTGGAGCGCTGGGTGTTCGAAGAGGTTTTACCCAGCATCCGCAAGACCGGCAGCTACAGCGTTGCGCCGCGCACGCCCGGCGAGATGCTGCTCGCCAGCGCTCAAGCCCTCATGGCCCTTGAGCAACAGCAGGCCATCCTGCAGGCTGACGTTCAGCGCATTGAGCACCAGGTGGGTGAGCTGGCCGAGTCGCGTGTCTGGGATCACTGCCCCCAAAACTGCGAGCCAATCACCAAGATCGAGAAGCGCATCAACGACCGGTACGCATTGCCGCTGTGGGTGATCGACAAGGTGGTGCGGCAACTGCCCTGCAGCCCCAAGATCGCGGGCATGGTGCGCAATCAGCGCGAGGAAGCAAAGGGGTCGCAGTACGTCGTTTTCGCCGTCGCAGACATCACACGCGTCTTCGCAAACTTCGTCGGCGAGTGCGTGCAAGAAACACCGACCCTCTGGTCGCATCGCGACATCGACAAACGCTTTCAGCTCATGCCCAACGGCCGTAAGCGCACACCTCTCAAGGCGCACAAGACAAAAGAACTCGCTACGGCGTGA